One Diospyros lotus cultivar Yz01 chromosome 1, ASM1463336v1, whole genome shotgun sequence genomic window carries:
- the LOC127804005 gene encoding chalcone synthase-like — MEQIAKHPIRTGSAMILGIGTANPENYVYQADYPDFYFRVTKSEHMPDLKEKMKRICEKTCIKKRHMYLTEEMLEGMPNLCACLAPSMDIRQEILVEEIPKLAKEAALKAIEDWGQPLSKITHVVFGTTSGLDMPGADLRLVELLGLDHSVQRYMLGHQACAGGGCILRLAKDIAENNPGARVLAVCSELTVCIFSGTCHTHSDLLVSQALFGDGSSALIVGSNPDKSIETPIFEVVGAYQHTIPNSREAVEIHSREAGLIVYLARTLPGHVSNNIEKCLVDAFTPQGVSDWNSLFWVAHPGGRAVLDLIESKLGLKEEKLLASRHVLSEYGNMASACVFFVLDEMRKRSLKEGKATTGEGCEYGVLCGFGPGLTIETVALRSVAI; from the coding sequence ATGGAGCAAATAGCCAAGCACCCCATCCGCACAGGTAGCGCCATGATCCTCGGTATTGGCACCGCGAATCCGGAGAACTATGTGTACCAGGCCGACTACCCTGATTTCTACTTCAGGGTCACCAAGAGCGAACACATGCCCGATCTCAAAGAGAAGATGAAGCGCATTTGTGAGAAGACCTGCATCAAAAAGCGTCACATGTATCTCACCGAGGAGATGCTTGAAGGGATGCCCAATCTATGCGCCTGTTTGGCTCCGTCTATGGACATCCGTCAAGAGATATTAGTGGAGGAAATTCCAAAACTGGCCAAAGAAGCGGCTCTCAAGGCAATTGAAGACTGGGGACAACCACTCTCTAAGATTACTCACGTGGTCTTTGGCACAACCTCTGGTCTTGATATGCCTGGTGCTGATCTGCGGCTTGTGGAGCTCCTTGGTCTCGACCATTCCGTCCAACGATACATGCTCGGCCACCAGGCTTGTGCTGGTGGTGGCTGCATTCTCCGACTAGCCAAAGATATTGCCGAGAATAACCCCGGTGCAAGAGTTCTTGCTGTATGCTCTGAACTCACAGTTTGCATTTTCAGTGGCACCTGCCATACCCATTCCGATTTGCTTGTTAGCCAAGCATTATTTGGCGACGGCTCATCAGCCTTGATCGTTGGTTCAAACCCTGATAAATCCATCGAAACTCCAATTTTTGAAGTTGTTGGAGCTTATCAACATACAATTCCAAACTCTAGGGAAGCAGTCGAAATCCACTCCCGTGAAGCCGGGCTCATTGTTTACTTGGCCAGGACCTTGCCTGGCCACGTATCCAATAATATCGAGAAATGCTTGGTTGACGCTTTCACTCCACAAGGAGTTAGCGACTGGAACTCACTCTTTTGGGTGGCCCATCCGGGTGGCAGAGCTGTTTTGGACCTAATCGAATCAAAACTCGGTTTGAAGGAGGAAAAACTCTTGGCTAGTCGTCATGTGTTGAGCGAATACGGAAACATGGCAAGTGCTTGCGTATTTTTTGTTCTAGATGAGATGAGAAAACGATCGCTAAAAGAAGGAAAGGCTACCACTGGGGAAGGATGCGAATACGGTGTGTTGTGTGGATTTGGACCAGGATTAACTATTGAGACAGTTGCTCTGCGTAGTGTTGCCATCTAA
- the LOC127803996 gene encoding chalcone synthase 3-like: MEQIEIAQQRHSDSRRAMILGIGTANPPNYVYQADYPDFYFRVTKNEHLPDLKEKMKRICEKTCIKKRHMYLTEEMLEGMPNLCACLAPSMDTRQEILVEEIPKLAKEAALKAINDWGQPLSMITHVVFGTTSGLDMPGADLRLVELLNLDHSVQRYMLCHQACAGGGCILRLAKDIAENNPGARVLAVCSELTVCIFSGTCHTHSDLLVSQALFGDGASALIVGSNPNRSMERPIFEVVGAFQHTIPNSREAVEIHSREAGLIVNLAKTLPGHVSNNIEKCLVDAFTPHGINDWNSLFWVAHPGGRAVLDLIESKLNLKKEKLLASRHVLSEYGNMASACVFFVLDEMRKRSFNEEKVTTGEGCEYGVLCGFGPGLTIETIALRSVSIGSLN; the protein is encoded by the coding sequence ATGGAGCAAATTGAAATAGCCCAGCAGCGCCATAGCGACAGTCGCAGAGCCATGATCCTCGGCATTGGCACTGCAAATCCGCCCAACTACGTTTATCAGGCCGACTATCCCGACTTCTATTTTAGGGTCACTAAGAACGAGCACTTGCCGGATCTCAAAGAGAAGATGAAGCGCATCTGCGAAAAGACATGCATCAAAAAGCGTCACATGTATCTCACCGAAGAGATGCTTGAGGGGATGCCTAACTTGTGCGCCTGTTTGGCTCCATCTATGGATACTCGTCAAGAGATCCTAGTCGAGGAAATTCCAAAGCTAGCCAAAGAAGCCGCACTCAAGGCAATCAATGATTGGGGGCAACCGCTTTCCATGATTACTCACGTGGTGTTTGGCACCACCTCTGGTCTCGATATGCCTGGTGCCGATTTGCGTCTTGTGGAGCTCCTTAACCTTGACCATTCTGTGCAACGATACATGCTCTGCCACCAAGCTTGTGCGGGTGGGGGTTGCATCCTTCGCCTAGCCAAAGACATCGCCGAGAATAACCCCGGTGCAAGGGTCCTTGCCGTTTGCTCCGAGCTCACCGTTTGCATCTTTAGTGGCACTTGTCATACCCATTCTGATTTGCTCGTCAGCCAAGCACTATTTGGCGATGGGGCATCGGCTTTGATTGTCGGATCTAATCCCAATAGATCAATGGAACGTCCCATTTTTGAAGTTGTGGGAGCATTTCAGCATACCATTCCCAACTCAAGGGAAGCAGTTGAAATCCACTCTCGCGAAGCCGGCCTCATTGTTAACTTAGCCAAGACCTTGCCTGGCCACGTATCAAACAACATCGAAAAGTGTTTGGTTGATGCTTTCACTCCGCATGGGATCAATGACTGGAATTCACTTTTCTGGGTGGCCCATCCTGGTGGTCGGGCAGTTCTAGATCTGATTGAATCAAAACTCAATTTGAAGAAAGAGAAGCTCTTGGCCAGTCGACACGTGCTGAGCGAATACGGAAACATGGCAAGTGCTTGTGTGTTCTTCGTTCTGGATGAGATGAGAAAGCGGTCGTTCAATGAAGAAAAAGTTACCACTGGAGAAGGATGCGAATATGGGGTATTGTGTGGATTTGGACCAGGATTGACTATCGAGACGATCGCTTTGCGTAGCGTTTCCATCGGATCCCTCAACTAG